Proteins encoded within one genomic window of Ptiloglossa arizonensis isolate GNS036 chromosome 3, iyPtiAriz1_principal, whole genome shotgun sequence:
- the Mcr gene encoding macroglobulin complement-related yields MWICILALTFACGNGQLSQEPNESTRTPWNRFDDRDQTGYGLRNLGNPSDSIIIKEATYFVVASRMVRPGKTYRLAVNVLYSPLPMTVHASIQRNGAEIAADYQEVKEGIPETLMMRMPPTSIGGEYKLRVEGMYNSLTGGQAFLNETKLTFSQRSMTIFIQLDKPVYMQGETVRFRTIPIDTELKAFNDPIDVYMLDPHRRIMRRWLSRQSNLGTVSLSYQLSDQPVFGEWIIQVIAQGQVEEKTFLLEEYYQTRFEVNVTMPAFFFDNDPYIYGTVQANYTSGAPVRGNLTLKASFRSLDKMQTDITSESTERYFYFDEYYPSWLKIPILYEDKVPVLRFFNGTYNFRYPMSELLTFAPSASGVELTVVATVGERFLEEVITGYSTARIFNSTTKIRFLGGTPQIFKPSMPFSLNLVASFHDNSALRQTQLKEAVMEIRADIEMKTGGRRTMETQYLKPSTENAGIWSTKIDLRKQLGLEHNLDQAQHILNDISSMKVYAYLTDGEGFRTQTELLLLAHESPNQQHIKISTSTEKPKVGEYMIFHVQTNFYIDTFNYIIMAKGIILLTGQDNMQHNIKTFAVPLSAEMAPVSTIVVYHIGQYANVVADSLTFSVNGISRNNFTVYINNKKARTGENVEIAIYGEPGAYVALSGIDRSFFTMQAGNEITYSNVISKMAHFDEETNGTHSHTWLYHDGDPDEVVYYPSSTFGIDANRTFEYIGLIVFTDAFIYRRPDNCNRTQGYEECLSGRCYRLDKKCDGVFDCEDGTDEAACEHRNTTEIALFRKWRSNRVQRQYENVWLWKDINIGPHGRHIFNIDVPRRPVHWMVTAFSMSPSKGFGMLPKAIKYMGILPFYINVEMPTHSRQGEQIGIRVSVFNYLRHNIEAIVVLTGSKDYKFVHVEDNGIVQSYKPRTSFGEHQFFIWIPAQDAAIVYLPIVPVRLGDIKVHIYATSVIGRDSVTRNLRVEADGLPQYRHQSILLDLSNRAYVFQYMHVNVTETPIIPYDENRYYVFGSNKAIISVVGDVVGPIFPTMPVNATSLINLPMDCAEQNMFSFAANLYTILYMRLVNQRNRTQEKESFYYMNIGYQRQLSFMKPDGSFSLFRSDWNQSASSVWLTAYCARVLQEARFYEWENYLYIDPEVIAQAVFWLLKHQTPDGSFYEVTWLPDRKMNSSLNYDDDIIVHRNITLTAHVLITLQSVKDLPEGLGTQVAVSAANAVKWLERNMKLLEDRGKPYEIAIVSYALLLAKASIAGQAFNILVRHARREGDLTYWGREQVPLSPYKLENQKPFLLPRLPYKYDSENIETTAYALLVHVARQEKMIEPIVKWLNAQRLTDGGWASTQDTAWALKALMDYTVRSRIRDVSSLTVTIEATALAGETKTLFVNDNNLARLQTIEIPEAWGTVKVQAKGAGYAILQMSVQYNVDIAKFQTQPPIRAFDLMTRANFHGRNQSHISYLSCQRWINTNESSRSGMAVLDVAIPTGYIIQQQTLDRYILSKQVRNLQRARFQEKKVLFYFDYLDQEETCVNFTIERWFPVANMSRYLAIRVYDYYSPERFNETIFDALPTYTLNICEVCGSSQCPYCPIYNAATLLVTPTGFLLAVSLLVVVTRYFRTQEFSVG; encoded by the exons ATGTGGATTTGTATTTTGGCATTAACCTTCGCTTGCGGGAATGGCCAGTTATCGCAAGAGCCAAATGAATCGACACGCACTCCTTGGAATCGATTCGATGACAGAGATCAAACTGGTTACGGATTACGAAATCTCGGAAATCCAAGTGACAGTATTATAATAAAAGAAGC TACATATTTCGTGGTCGCATCTCGAATGGTTAGACCAGGTAAAACCTACCGGCTAGCTGTAAATGTCTTATATAGTCCATTGCCAATGACGGTGCATGCATCCATTCAAAGAAATGGTGCAGAAATTGCTGCAGATTATCAAGAAGTGAAAGAAGGTATACCAGAAACTCTGATGATGAGAATGCCACCTACTTCTATTGGAGGAGAATATAAGCTACGAGTGGAAGGAATGTATAATAGTTTAACTGGTGGTCAGGCATTTTTAAACGAGACTAAGCTTACATTTTCTCAAAGATCAATGACTATCTTTATTCAGTTGGATAAACCTGTATATATGCAGGGAGAAACTGTACGATTCAGGACTATACCCATAGATACTGAACTTAAAGCATTCAATGATCCTATTGATGTGTATATGTTAGATCCTCATAGAAGAATAATGAGACGGTGGCTCAGCAGGCAAAGCAACTTAGGAACAGTATCTTTATCATATCAGCTTTCTGACCAGCCTGTTTTTGGAGAGTGGATTATACAGGTGATAGCACAAGGCCAAGTGGAAGAGAAGACTTTTCTGTTAGAGGAATATTATCAGACACGTTTTGAAGTCAATGTTACAATGCCAGCCTTTTTCTTCGATAATGACCCTTATATATATGGCACGGTTCAAGCAAATTATACCAGTGGTGCACCAGTCAGAGGAAATTTAACTCTAAAAGCAAGCTTTAGATCATTGGATAAAATGCAAACAGATATTACTTCTGAATCTACTGAAAGATATTTTTACTTTGATGAGTATTATCCATCTTGGTTAAAAATACCAATATTGTACGAAGATAAGGTTCCTGTATTAAGATTTTTTAATGGAACATATAATTTTCGTTATCCAATGTCAGAACTATTAACTTTTGCACCTTCTGCAAGTGGTGTGGAACTTACTGTAGTTGCAACTGTTGGGGAGAGATTTTTGGAAGAAGTAATTACAGGATATTCAACAGCCCGAATTTTTAATTCTACTACAAAAATCAGATTTTTAGGTGGTACACCACAAATCTTCAAGCCATCAATGCCATTTTCTCTAAATTTAGTGGCATCATTCCATGATAACTCTGCATTAAGACAGACACAACTAAAGGAAGCAGTGATGGAAATTCGTGCAGACATTGAAATGAAAACAGGTGGTCGAAGAACCATGGAAACTCAATATCTAAAACCATCCACTGAGAATGCAGGAATCTGGTCTACAAAGATAGATTTAAGAAAACAACTTGGACTTGAACACAATTTGGATCAAGCTCAACACATTCTGAATGACATCTCTTCTATGAAAGTTTATGCTTATCTCACTGACGGAGAAGGGTTTAGAACGCAAACTGAACTATTATTATTGGCCCATGAATCTCCAAATCAGCaacatataaaaatttcaacatCTACAGAAAAACCTAAagttggagaatatatgatattTCATgttcaaacaaatttttatattgacacctttaattatattattatggcAAAGGGTATTATACTTTTAACTGGACAAGACAACATGCAACATAATATAAAAACTTTTGCTGTTCCTCTCAGTGCAGAAATGGCTCCTGTTTCAACTATAGTGGTATATCATATTGGGCAATATGCTAATGTTGTAGCAGATTCGCTAACTTTTTCAGTGAATGGTATATCACGTAATAATTTTACTGTATACATTAACAATAAAAAAGCCAGAAcaggcgaaaatgttgaaatagCTATTTATGGAGAACCAGGAGCATATGTTGCTCTTTCAGGTATAGACAGATCTTTCTTCACTATGCAAGCTGGAAATGAAATAACGTACTCTAATGTCATTTCAAAAATGGCACATTTTGATGAAGAAACAAATGGTACTCATTCTCACACTTGGTTATATCATGATGGTGATCCGGATGAAGTTGTCTATTACCCATCTTCAACATTTGGCATAGATGCTAATAGAACTTTCGAATATATTGGATTAATTGTTTTTACAGATGCCTTTATTTATAGGAGACCTGATAATTGTAATCGGACTCAAGGATATGAAGAATGTCTCTCTGGAAGATGTTACAGATTAGATAAAAAATGTGATGGAGTATTTGATTGTGAAGATGGTACAGATGAGGCAGCTTGTGAGCACAGAAATACCACTGAAATAGCTCTGTTTAGAAAATGGCGATCTAATAGAGTACAAAGACAATATGAAAATGTCTGGTTATGGAAAGACATTAATATTGGTCCTCACGGTAGACATATTTTTAACATAGATGTGCCACGAAGACCAGTTCATTGGATGGTCACAGCATTCAGTATGTCTCCAAGTAAGGGTTTTGGTATGTTACCAAAAGCTATTAAATACATGGGAATTTTACCATTCTACATTAATGTAGAAATGCCTACTCATAGCAGGCAAGGAGAACAAATTGGTATCCGAGTTTCCGTTTTTAATTACTTGCGTCACAATATAGAAGCTATAGTAGTTTTGACTGGTTCTAAGGATTATAAATTTGTTCATGTAGAAGATAATGGCATTGTGCAGTCATATAAACCTCGTACATCGTTTGGTGAACATCAATTTTTCATTTGGATTCCTGCACAAGATGCAGCTATTGTCTACTTACCCATTGTACCAGTGAGACTTGGAGATATTAAAGTACACATTTATGCCACAAGTGTAATTGGAAGAGATTCGGTTACACGCAATTTACGTGTAGAAGCTGATGGTCTTCCTCAATATCGGCATCAGTCTATTTTACTTGATCTGAGCAATCGTGCTTACGTATTTCAGTACATGCATGTTAATGTCACAGAAACTCCAATCATACCATATGATGAAAATCGCTACTATGTATTTGGATCAAACAAGGCAATCATAAGTGTAGTTGGAGACGTGGTTGGACCAATTTTCCCAACAATGCCAGTTAATGCAACAAGTCTTATAAATCTTCCTATGGATTGTGCCGAACAAAATATGTTTAGTTTTGCAGCAAACTTATACACAATACTGTATATGCGTTTGGTCAACCAACGTAACAGAACACAGGAAAAGGAAAGTTTTTATTACATGAATATTGGTTATCAACGACAACTTTCATTCATGAAACCTGATGGATCATTTAGTTTATTCCGTAGTGATTGGAACCAATCTGCATCAAGCGTTTGGTTAACGGCGTATTGTGCACGTGTTTTACAAGAAGCGCGTTTTTACGAGTGGgagaattatttatatatagatCCAGAAGTAATAGCTCAGGCTGTGTTTTGGTTGCTAAAACATCAAACACCTGATGGATCATTTTATGAAGTTACATGGCTGCCAGATCGAAAAATGAATAGTTCTCTAAATTATGATGACGATATAATAGTACATAGAAATATCACTCTCACAGCTCATGTCCTCATCACATTGCAAAGTGTGAAGGATTTACCCGAAGGTTTGGGAACCCAGGTTGCTGTGAGTGCTGCCAATGCAGTTAAGTGGTTGGAAAGAAATATGAAGCTTTTGGAAGATCGTGGAAAACCCTATGAAATAGCAATAGTATCATATGCTTTGTTGCTGGCAAAAGCATCCATTGCAGGTCAGGCTTTCAATATTTTGGTCAGACACGCGCGCAGGGAGGGAGATTTAACTTATTGGGGAAGAGAGCAAGTACCCCTTTCTCCTTACAAATTGGAAAATCAGAAGCCATTCCTTCTTCCACGTTTGCCATACAAATATGATTCTGAGAATATTGAAACCACTGCATATGCTCTTTTGGTACATGTTGCACGACAAGAAAAAATGATAGAACCAATAGTAAAATGGTTGAATGCACAGAGATTAACAGATGGTGGTTGGGCTTCTACGCAAGATACTGCATGGGCATTAAAGGCTTTAATGGATTACACAGTTAGATCAAGAATCAGAGATGTTAGTTCTTTGACTGTGACTATAGAAGCTACAGCTCTTGCAGGAGAGACTAAAACATTATTTGTCAATGACAATAATCTGGCAAGGCTTCAAACTATTGAG ATACCAGAAGCATGGGGAACAGTGAAAGTACAAGCAAAAGGTGCTGGATATGCGATTCTGCAAATGTCGGTACAGTACAACGTAGACATTGCGAAATTTCAAACCCAACCACCAATCAGAGCCTTTGATTTAATGACCAGAGCAAACTTCCATGGCAGAAATCAATCTCACATTTCATATCTCAGTTGTCAAAg GTGGATAAATACAAACGAATCATCGCGTTCCGGAATGGCAGTGTTAGACGTAGCCATACCAACGGGTTACATAATTCAGCAGCAAACTTTGGATAGATATATTCTCTCGAAACAAGTAAGAAATCTCCAGAGAGCACGGTTCCAGGAAAAGAAGGTTCTCTTTTACTTTGATTACCTGGATCAAGAGGAGACCTGCGTGAATTTCACGATAGAGAGATGGTTCCCGGTTGCAAACATGTCACGTTACCTTGCTATCAGAGTTTACGATTATTATTCTCCAG AACGTTTCAACGAAACCATATTTGATGCTCTACCTACATACACCTTGAACATATGCGAAGTTTGTGGTAGCTCCCAATGTCCGTATTGTCCGATTTATAATGCTGCTACACTGTTAGTTACACCAACGGGTTTTCTACTC